The following are encoded in a window of Massilia sp. R2A-15 genomic DNA:
- a CDS encoding GAF domain-containing sensor histidine kinase, translating to MSESAHATATLSLVGAADERRSDVYLTHALSGPHRDLLELTARGAPVDQALNAVVRAVSQVRRAETRAAVFIFDPEGMKLRFAAADGLDAGYTDKIDNFPVGPAQPSCGRAAYVGTDIIVGDVGTDAAWAPFRELAEEHGIRACWSFLLKGPNDRVLGTFALYHRIPCEPESTDYEEVRYFSNIASLIIERHLDAEARKREQEATEKDLRESGANKDAFLATLAHELRNPLGAIKHGLAIIELAADQAGTRTRALQAVDRQLKHMEWLVEDLLDANRVTRGDLTLRLQHVELGAALDLACETVRPLCAAKAQTLTVTTPSQPVYLEADAVRVTQMVTNLLNNACKFTGKDGRIFLEVTTEGADVLIRVRDEGVGIAADQLGRVFEMFSQVSKGPGSPHDGLGIGLTLVRSLARMHGGSVEASSAGIGAGSEFLLRLPLKQH from the coding sequence ATGAGCGAGTCCGCCCATGCAACAGCAACCCTCTCATTGGTCGGCGCGGCGGACGAACGGCGCAGCGACGTCTATCTGACACACGCGCTGTCCGGACCGCACCGGGATCTGCTCGAGTTGACGGCGCGCGGGGCGCCGGTCGACCAGGCGCTCAATGCCGTGGTCCGCGCGGTTTCCCAAGTACGGCGCGCCGAAACCCGCGCCGCGGTGTTCATTTTCGATCCAGAGGGGATGAAACTGCGCTTCGCGGCGGCCGATGGCCTGGACGCCGGATACACCGACAAGATCGACAACTTCCCGGTTGGCCCTGCCCAGCCTTCGTGCGGCCGCGCCGCGTACGTGGGCACCGACATCATCGTAGGCGACGTCGGCACGGATGCGGCTTGGGCGCCGTTTCGCGAACTCGCGGAAGAACACGGCATCCGGGCATGCTGGTCCTTCTTGCTCAAGGGCCCCAACGACAGGGTGCTTGGCACCTTCGCGCTATATCACCGCATCCCGTGCGAGCCCGAGAGTACCGATTATGAAGAAGTGCGCTATTTTTCCAACATCGCATCGCTGATCATCGAGCGCCACCTCGATGCCGAGGCGCGCAAGCGCGAACAGGAAGCCACCGAAAAGGACTTGCGTGAGTCCGGCGCCAACAAGGACGCCTTCCTCGCCACGCTCGCGCATGAGCTGCGCAATCCACTCGGCGCGATCAAGCATGGCCTGGCAATCATCGAGCTCGCGGCGGACCAGGCCGGCACGCGGACGCGGGCGCTGCAGGCGGTCGACCGTCAACTCAAACACATGGAATGGCTGGTCGAAGACCTGCTGGACGCAAACCGCGTCACCCGAGGCGACCTGACCCTGCGCCTGCAGCATGTGGAGTTGGGGGCTGCGCTCGATCTGGCCTGCGAGACCGTCCGGCCGCTGTGCGCCGCCAAGGCGCAAACCCTCACCGTCACCACACCCTCGCAGCCGGTGTATCTGGAGGCGGACGCGGTACGGGTGACGCAGATGGTGACGAACCTGCTCAACAACGCATGCAAGTTTACGGGCAAGGACGGGCGGATCTTTCTGGAAGTGACCACGGAAGGCGCCGATGTCCTCATCCGGGTACGCGACGAAGGCGTGGGCATCGCGGCGGACCAGCTCGGACGCGTGTTCGAGATGTTTTCGCAGGTCAGCAAGGGGCCGGGCAGCCCGCACGACGGGCTGGGGATTGGACTGACCCTGGTCCGCAGCCTGGCACGCATGCACGGCGGCAGCGTCGAGGCATCCAGCGCGGGAATCGGCGCCGGGTCCGAGTTCCTGCTGCGTTTGCCCTTGAAGCAGCACTGA
- a CDS encoding TlpA disulfide reductase family protein, with amino-acid sequence MCAAPAWRRWWAGARRCAALVCLIAAASAPASAFHLTDVQGQRHTLERHRGKWIVLNVWATWCAPCIKEMPELEALSHSRDDVVVLGLAADGDSLPNIRRYAELLHVTYPIVAGNEATMKEFKVNAYPTTLLFDPEGKLVMTRLGQVTRRELEARLPPFPVR; translated from the coding sequence ATGTGCGCCGCCCCTGCATGGCGCCGCTGGTGGGCCGGGGCCCGCCGCTGCGCTGCGCTGGTCTGCCTGATCGCGGCGGCGTCGGCGCCGGCGTCGGCCTTCCATCTGACCGACGTGCAGGGACAGCGCCACACTCTCGAGCGCCACCGGGGCAAATGGATCGTGCTCAACGTCTGGGCCACATGGTGCGCGCCGTGCATCAAGGAGATGCCGGAGCTCGAAGCGCTGTCGCATTCGCGCGACGACGTCGTCGTGCTGGGACTGGCGGCCGACGGCGACAGCCTGCCGAACATCCGCCGCTACGCCGAGCTGCTGCATGTGACCTACCCTATCGTCGCCGGCAACGAGGCCACGATGAAGGAGTTCAAGGTGAACGCCTATCCCACCACGCTGCTGTTCGATCCCGAGGGCAAGCTGGTGATGACGCGCCTGGGCCAGGTGACGCGGCGTGAACTGGAAGCGCGCCTGCCGCCGTTCCCGGTGCGCTGA
- a CDS encoding NnrS family protein produces MTKARFAVSCTPLAIANACYHATMLGWLALSPVAPVQAAILIIVLIESVIGARVIPMFTRNGVAGTAPVVHQRRDNVAMGLTVATVIGWILPLPAPMFAGIAFAAGCAALRRLAGWQPQRTLGVPLVWILHLSYAWIPVGFFMLALAVLHVLTTSAAFHALAVGSMAGLIIGMMTRTALGHTGRPLKAGAPETAMYWLIQLGALARVCAAVGPAAAREACLAGAAAAWSLAFVLYVAVYGRYLWRVRIDGKEG; encoded by the coding sequence ATGACGAAGGCGCGATTCGCGGTCAGCTGCACGCCGCTGGCGATCGCGAACGCGTGCTATCACGCCACGATGCTCGGATGGCTCGCGCTGTCGCCGGTCGCGCCGGTGCAGGCGGCGATCCTGATCATCGTGCTGATCGAATCGGTCATCGGCGCGCGCGTCATCCCGATGTTTACCCGCAATGGTGTCGCCGGCACGGCGCCGGTGGTGCACCAGCGCCGCGACAACGTGGCGATGGGCCTGACCGTGGCGACGGTGATCGGCTGGATCCTGCCTTTGCCCGCGCCCATGTTCGCCGGGATCGCCTTTGCGGCCGGCTGCGCGGCGCTGCGGCGCCTGGCGGGGTGGCAGCCGCAGCGCACCCTTGGCGTGCCGCTGGTGTGGATCCTGCATCTGTCGTACGCGTGGATTCCGGTCGGCTTCTTCATGCTGGCGCTGGCCGTGCTGCACGTGCTCACGACCAGCGCGGCGTTCCACGCGCTGGCGGTGGGCTCGATGGCCGGCCTGATCATCGGCATGATGACGCGCACCGCGCTCGGCCACACGGGCCGTCCCCTCAAGGCCGGCGCTCCCGAAACGGCCATGTACTGGCTGATCCAGCTTGGCGCGCTGGCCCGCGTGTGCGCGGCCGTCGGCCCGGCGGCCGCGCGCGAGGCCTGCCTGGCCGGCGCGGCGGCGGCGTGGTCGCTGGCGTTTGTGCTGTATGTGGCCGTGTACGGCCGCTACCTGTGGCGCGTGCGGATCGACGGCAAGGAAGGCTAG
- a CDS encoding PaaX family transcriptional regulator C-terminal domain-containing protein → MYANAIPGSTRRSIAPPHRTADAPCLVDGAIAARLAGNRPAAGDLVAQVVEDAAPAGGVLWLSSLAALMAPFGVGERLMRTCVFRLVRQGVLCTVRDGRRSACWPSAARRAAGAPTADEPVKWTIVVGWLARLCGAEQEALRKHLWNDGFRLIAPGVFALPGAPPATLSAGLERLGIAGRLWVCQMNELPDSGQRPLSELVDAAWDLAPVVAGYRDFIAHYAPLLDSVRAAPALTDCDAFVLRTLVRCDWRRAQRHDPRLPAALLPPDWPAERGAQLRRELEALTADGAGRHLARPAPPSP, encoded by the coding sequence ATGTATGCCAACGCCATTCCCGGGTCGACTCGCCGCTCCATCGCCCCGCCGCATCGGACTGCCGACGCTCCCTGCCTCGTCGACGGCGCGATCGCCGCACGCCTGGCCGGCAACCGGCCCGCGGCCGGCGACCTGGTCGCCCAGGTGGTCGAAGATGCCGCGCCGGCTGGCGGCGTGCTCTGGCTGTCGTCGCTGGCGGCGCTGATGGCGCCGTTCGGCGTGGGCGAACGCCTGATGCGCACCTGCGTGTTCCGGCTGGTTCGTCAGGGCGTGCTGTGTACGGTCCGCGACGGGCGCCGCAGCGCATGCTGGCCGAGCGCGGCGCGGCGCGCTGCCGGCGCCCCCACCGCCGATGAACCGGTCAAGTGGACCATCGTGGTCGGCTGGCTTGCGCGGCTGTGCGGCGCCGAGCAGGAGGCGTTGCGCAAACACCTTTGGAACGATGGCTTTCGCCTGATTGCCCCGGGCGTGTTCGCGCTGCCCGGCGCCCCGCCGGCCACGCTGTCGGCCGGCCTCGAACGGCTGGGCATCGCAGGCCGGTTATGGGTCTGCCAGATGAACGAGCTGCCCGATTCGGGCCAGCGGCCCTTGTCCGAACTGGTCGATGCCGCCTGGGACCTGGCGCCGGTAGTGGCCGGTTACCGCGACTTCATCGCGCATTACGCGCCCCTGCTCGACAGCGTGCGCGCGGCGCCGGCGTTGACCGACTGTGACGCTTTCGTGCTGCGCACCCTGGTGCGCTGCGACTGGCGCCGCGCCCAGCGGCACGATCCGCGCCTTCCGGCCGCGCTGCTGCCGCCGGACTGGCCGGCCGAGCGCGGCGCGCAACTGCGCCGCGAGCTCGAAGCGCTCACCGCCGACGGCGCCGGCCGTCACCTGGCGCGGCCGGCGCCACCCTCGCCCTAG
- a CDS encoding CAP domain-containing protein, with protein sequence MKTRFMNFAATTLPRGLLVCLPLLAAGAAHAQSRDALADLINEYRADPGSCGGWRADPAPPLAPHPALARARVAPGGYIDDALERAGYPVAEAKIIYVSGARNAEAAMDAVWGTQCRALLGAEWTSVGTARSGDSWQIVLARQSASPHVSHLSNARVARQSETRDIGKLILDAVNRARATPRNCGTRHFDAARPLTWNRSLASAAQAHSSDMARQSYFSHQGRDGSEVSDRAKHAGYRYLGIGENIAAGQKSADEVMAGWLASPGHCANIMDRWFTEMGSAYALGGGGSNSHPYWTQVFGTPK encoded by the coding sequence TTGAAAACCCGATTCATGAACTTCGCCGCGACCACGCTGCCGCGCGGCCTGCTGGTCTGCCTGCCGCTGCTGGCCGCGGGCGCGGCCCACGCGCAGAGCCGCGATGCGCTGGCCGACCTCATCAACGAGTACCGCGCCGATCCGGGCAGCTGCGGCGGCTGGCGCGCCGATCCGGCGCCGCCGCTGGCGCCGCATCCTGCGCTGGCGCGGGCGCGCGTTGCGCCCGGCGGCTACATCGACGACGCGCTCGAGCGCGCCGGCTATCCGGTCGCCGAGGCCAAGATCATTTACGTCTCCGGCGCGCGCAATGCCGAGGCGGCGATGGACGCCGTGTGGGGCACCCAGTGCCGCGCGCTGTTGGGCGCGGAATGGACCTCGGTGGGCACCGCGCGCAGCGGCGACTCCTGGCAGATCGTGCTGGCGCGCCAGTCCGCGTCGCCGCATGTGTCGCACCTGTCGAACGCGCGCGTCGCCCGCCAGTCCGAAACGCGCGACATCGGCAAACTGATTCTCGACGCCGTGAACCGGGCGCGCGCAACGCCGCGCAATTGCGGCACGCGCCATTTCGACGCCGCGCGCCCGCTCACCTGGAATCGCTCGCTGGCCTCGGCGGCGCAGGCGCACAGCAGCGACATGGCAAGGCAAAGCTACTTCAGCCACCAGGGCAGGGACGGCAGCGAAGTGTCCGATCGGGCCAAGCATGCCGGCTACCGCTACCTGGGCATCGGCGAGAATATCGCGGCCGGCCAGAAGTCGGCCGACGAGGTCATGGCCGGATGGCTGGCCAGCCCGGGGCACTGCGCCAACATCATGGACCGCTGGTTCACCGAGATGGGCAGCGCCTACGCGCTCGGCGGCGGTGGCAGCAACAGCCATCCGTATTGGACGCAGGTGTTCGGCACGCCCAAATAG
- a CDS encoding amidohydrolase produces MKRSIALLLAVLPLHLVQAADAELANAVTKDYRGHLGALFDHFHRNPELSLMETKTAARLAAELREAGFVVTEGVGGTGVVAIMKNGPGPLVMMRADMDGLPVLEKSGLPNASTVTGKDREGNLWPVTHACGHDVHMTSLVGTARQMAARRGQWSGTLMLIGQPAEERVAGANAMMKDHVWERFGRPDYALAFHVVSDVEAGKITVSEGSPYSGSDTVEILVHGVGAHGASPHRGKDPVMLGSQIVVALQTIISREREPHEAAVITVGSFHAGTKANIISDSAKLQLTVRSENAQTRAALLDAIRRVAVNTARANGVAENQLPEVKVMDEATPPTINDAALTRRLKLAWTDKLGAQIFDQNYQRSGMGAEDFPFFTTKPYIPSVYFGVGGTSRQVLDAAANGGAPVPSHHSPIFKIEPEPAVRTGVEATVTAMMALMKKPA; encoded by the coding sequence ATGAAACGCTCGATCGCTCTACTCCTCGCAGTCTTGCCCCTGCACCTGGTTCAGGCGGCAGATGCCGAACTGGCGAATGCCGTGACCAAGGATTATCGCGGCCACCTCGGCGCCTTGTTCGATCATTTCCACCGCAATCCCGAACTCTCGCTGATGGAAACGAAAACCGCCGCTCGCCTGGCAGCGGAACTGCGCGAAGCGGGCTTTGTGGTGACGGAGGGCGTCGGCGGAACGGGCGTGGTGGCGATCATGAAGAACGGGCCCGGCCCGCTGGTGATGATGCGCGCCGACATGGACGGCTTGCCCGTGCTCGAGAAATCCGGGCTGCCCAACGCATCGACGGTGACGGGCAAGGATCGCGAAGGCAACCTGTGGCCGGTGACGCACGCCTGCGGCCACGACGTGCACATGACCAGCCTGGTGGGCACGGCGCGGCAGATGGCGGCGCGTCGAGGACAATGGTCCGGCACGCTGATGCTGATCGGCCAGCCGGCGGAAGAGCGCGTCGCCGGTGCGAACGCGATGATGAAGGACCACGTGTGGGAGCGTTTCGGGCGCCCGGATTATGCGCTCGCGTTCCACGTGGTGTCCGATGTCGAGGCCGGGAAAATTACCGTGAGCGAAGGCTCGCCGTACTCGGGCTCGGACACGGTCGAGATCCTGGTGCATGGCGTCGGCGCGCATGGCGCCAGTCCGCATCGGGGCAAGGATCCAGTCATGCTGGGGTCCCAGATCGTCGTCGCGCTGCAGACCATCATCAGCCGGGAGCGCGAGCCGCACGAAGCGGCGGTGATCACGGTCGGCTCGTTCCATGCCGGCACCAAGGCCAACATCATCTCCGATTCCGCCAAGTTGCAACTGACCGTGCGCAGCGAGAATGCGCAGACGCGCGCCGCGCTGCTCGATGCGATACGGCGCGTGGCGGTCAACACGGCGCGCGCCAATGGCGTGGCGGAGAATCAGCTGCCCGAGGTGAAGGTGATGGACGAGGCAACGCCGCCGACCATCAACGACGCCGCCCTCACCCGCCGCCTGAAGCTGGCGTGGACCGACAAACTGGGCGCCCAAATTTTCGATCAAAACTATCAGCGCTCCGGCATGGGCGCCGAAGACTTCCCGTTCTTCACCACCAAACCGTATATTCCGAGTGTGTACTTCGGCGTTGGCGGGACGTCCAGGCAGGTGCTGGACGCGGCGGCGAATGGCGGCGCGCCGGTGCCGAGCCACCACAGCCCGATCTTCAAGATCGAACCTGAACCGGCGGTACGCACCGGGGTTGAAGCGACGGTCACTGCGATGATGGCGCTGATGAAGAAGCCGGCTTAG
- a CDS encoding DUF885 domain-containing protein: MSNTPFKVRALIGAVALAVLSIPAAAAEPAWVTKSNANTTLLLNVMAKYSPESASSIGVDGYDEQITDLSRDQFEAANKDTRAAIAEMERRLKTETDPKVKQDLEILIGSAKDRLRSSSLDRKYFMPYNDLTARIFGVVRAMLDPRVPKERQNTLLVRLEKYAGLARGYRPATELANERLQERLKANKHLLGPYKGEVEQSINDGPTLIAGMKDLLAKSDLKGWEPAFAALEKQLTAYNAQIKSQILPRARTDHRLPPEVYANNLHDFGVDISPQEMIAKALTSFAEIRNQMNITAGLIARERQLPNADYRAVIAELKKQQIPSDKVMPLYLERLAQIEAAARDHHIVSLPSRKAVIRLASAAENAQQPAPHMNPPRLIGNTGEYGEFVLTTGMTPDASGKAMVFDDFTHQAGTWSLTAHEARPGHELQFAKMIETGVSTARAVFAFNSVNVEGWALYAEAEMQPYEPLDGQLFALQARMQRAARAFLDPMVNLGEITPEGVKSFLMDEVGLSEGMATQEMQRYTFRAPGQATSYFYGYQRLMETRQAAEVALRKKFNRQAFNDFVLAQGLVPPALLRKAVMEEFVPAQAKL, from the coding sequence ATGTCGAATACGCCGTTTAAAGTTCGCGCCCTGATCGGCGCCGTGGCCCTGGCCGTGCTGTCCATTCCCGCAGCCGCCGCCGAACCCGCATGGGTCACGAAGAGCAACGCCAACACCACGTTGCTGTTGAACGTGATGGCCAAGTATTCGCCCGAAAGCGCCAGCTCGATCGGCGTCGATGGCTACGACGAGCAGATCACCGACCTGTCGCGCGACCAGTTCGAAGCGGCCAACAAGGACACGCGCGCGGCCATCGCCGAGATGGAAAGGCGCCTGAAGACCGAGACCGATCCGAAGGTGAAGCAGGATCTGGAAATCCTGATCGGCAGCGCGAAGGACCGCCTGCGCAGCAGCAGCCTCGATCGCAAATACTTCATGCCGTACAACGACCTGACGGCGAGGATCTTCGGCGTCGTGCGCGCTATGCTCGACCCGCGCGTGCCGAAGGAGCGCCAGAACACGCTGCTGGTGCGCCTCGAAAAATATGCCGGCCTGGCGAGGGGCTACCGTCCCGCCACCGAACTGGCGAACGAGCGCCTGCAGGAGCGCCTGAAGGCCAACAAGCATTTGCTCGGACCGTACAAGGGCGAAGTCGAGCAGTCCATCAACGACGGCCCGACACTGATCGCGGGCATGAAGGACTTGCTGGCGAAGAGCGACCTGAAAGGCTGGGAGCCTGCCTTCGCCGCGCTCGAAAAACAGCTGACCGCCTACAACGCGCAAATCAAATCGCAGATCCTGCCGCGCGCGCGCACCGACCATCGCCTGCCGCCGGAGGTGTACGCCAACAACCTGCACGACTTCGGCGTGGACATCAGCCCGCAGGAGATGATCGCCAAGGCGCTGACCTCGTTCGCCGAGATCCGCAATCAGATGAACATCACCGCCGGCCTGATCGCGCGCGAACGCCAGCTGCCGAACGCCGACTACCGCGCCGTTATCGCCGAACTGAAAAAACAGCAGATCCCGAGTGACAAGGTGATGCCGCTGTACCTGGAGCGCCTCGCGCAAATCGAAGCGGCGGCGCGCGACCACCACATCGTTTCGCTCCCGTCGCGCAAGGCCGTGATCCGCCTGGCCAGCGCCGCCGAGAACGCGCAGCAGCCGGCGCCGCATATGAATCCGCCCCGCCTGATCGGCAACACGGGCGAGTACGGCGAATTCGTGCTCACCACCGGCATGACGCCCGACGCCAGCGGCAAGGCTATGGTGTTCGACGATTTCACGCACCAGGCGGGAACGTGGTCCCTCACGGCGCATGAGGCGCGGCCTGGACACGAGCTGCAGTTCGCGAAGATGATCGAAACCGGTGTGTCGACGGCGCGCGCGGTGTTCGCCTTCAACAGCGTCAACGTCGAAGGCTGGGCCTTGTATGCGGAGGCCGAGATGCAGCCCTACGAGCCGCTCGACGGCCAGCTGTTTGCCTTGCAGGCGCGGATGCAGCGCGCGGCCCGCGCTTTCCTCGACCCGATGGTCAACCTCGGCGAGATCACGCCGGAAGGGGTGAAGTCCTTCCTGATGGATGAAGTAGGTCTGTCCGAAGGCATGGCGACGCAGGAGATGCAGCGCTACACCTTCCGCGCACCGGGGCAGGCGACGTCGTATTTCTACGGTTACCAGCGGCTGATGGAAACGCGCCAGGCGGCCGAAGTCGCGCTGCGCAAGAAGTTCAACCGTCAGGCCTTCAACGACTTCGTGCTGGCGCAGGGGCTGGTGCCGCCGGCGCTGCTGCGCAAGGCGGTGATGGAGGAGTTCGTGCCTGCGCAGGCCAAGCTCTAA
- a CDS encoding acyltransferase — protein sequence MHTIFQPVRLKGLDTLRALAITLVLMSHYNGFVAQGSTFGFIGEVGWAGVDLFFVLSGYLIGNQLLAPAAHGEPLSLRSFFARRLLRTLPNYYVVLAVYLLLPHSVIWGKTMAPAWRYLSFTQNFGLRYGETFTHSWSLCIEEQFYLVLPLAVLALVGTTRSPRWLWSVLVAAIGAGIATRATNFMNAQEAFSAPAYYSTWCRFDEFLPGVAIAMVKNFHPALFSRILKHGNALLAAGLAMAATVLYGVRSDVPNLFLTSSFGFSLVAISFALLTCAALSSASLLNRVRVPGATSLALWSYAIYLAHKPVFMALRPALEQYGIDPQAPLTIVGIMAAGVFSGWLLYFFVETPFMRLRARWFPTVEKPVARAVRVRPVAPA from the coding sequence ATGCATACTATTTTTCAACCTGTCCGGCTCAAGGGTCTGGATACTTTGCGCGCCCTTGCCATTACACTTGTGTTGATGTCCCACTATAACGGCTTCGTGGCGCAAGGTTCCACCTTCGGCTTCATCGGTGAAGTCGGCTGGGCCGGGGTAGATTTGTTCTTCGTGCTGAGCGGCTATCTGATCGGCAACCAGTTGCTGGCGCCTGCGGCGCACGGCGAGCCTTTGTCGCTGAGGAGCTTTTTCGCACGCCGACTGTTGCGCACGCTGCCCAACTACTATGTGGTACTGGCGGTCTACCTGCTACTCCCGCACAGCGTTATCTGGGGCAAGACCATGGCGCCGGCCTGGCGTTATCTCAGCTTCACCCAGAATTTCGGCCTGCGCTACGGCGAGACCTTCACGCATTCATGGTCGTTGTGCATTGAGGAGCAATTCTACCTGGTGCTTCCGCTGGCGGTGCTGGCACTGGTCGGCACAACGCGTTCGCCGCGCTGGCTTTGGAGCGTCCTGGTTGCGGCCATCGGCGCTGGCATTGCCACGCGCGCGACCAACTTCATGAATGCCCAGGAGGCGTTTTCGGCGCCAGCTTATTACTCGACCTGGTGCCGCTTCGACGAATTCCTCCCCGGCGTCGCCATCGCCATGGTGAAGAATTTCCACCCCGCGCTTTTCAGCCGCATCTTAAAGCACGGAAATGCCCTGCTGGCGGCAGGCTTGGCCATGGCGGCGACGGTGCTATATGGTGTGCGCTCAGACGTGCCGAATTTGTTCCTCACGTCCAGCTTTGGCTTCTCGTTGGTCGCCATCAGCTTCGCACTGCTGACATGCGCGGCGCTTAGTTCGGCCTCCCTGCTGAACCGCGTACGTGTGCCCGGCGCGACCAGCCTGGCCCTTTGGTCTTATGCGATTTACCTGGCGCACAAGCCGGTGTTCATGGCGCTGCGGCCGGCACTGGAACAGTACGGTATCGATCCGCAGGCGCCTCTCACCATCGTGGGCATTATGGCGGCCGGGGTCTTTAGTGGCTGGCTGCTTTATTTCTTTGTCGAGACGCCGTTCATGCGGCTGCGGGCGCGGTGGTTTCCGACGGTGGAGAAGCCAGTGGCCAGGGCAGTCAGAGTGCGACCAGTGGCGCCGGCTTGA
- a CDS encoding YciI family protein → MAKYLISFPSAAMVVPDGELGAVGSDARAVIDEAKAAGVYVFAGGIDEGVPPVLVAADGTVAEGGYPWAPQLDGGFTVLELPSRDEAIAWAARIATACRCGQELRVFGFDPRS, encoded by the coding sequence ATGGCCAAATACCTGATTTCTTTTCCAAGCGCGGCGATGGTTGTGCCCGATGGAGAATTGGGCGCGGTGGGCAGTGACGCGCGCGCCGTGATCGATGAGGCGAAAGCCGCCGGCGTCTACGTCTTCGCCGGTGGAATCGACGAAGGCGTACCGCCCGTGCTCGTCGCCGCCGACGGCACGGTTGCGGAGGGCGGCTATCCCTGGGCGCCCCAGCTCGATGGCGGCTTCACCGTGCTGGAATTGCCTTCGCGCGACGAGGCCATCGCATGGGCGGCGCGTATCGCCACGGCCTGCCGGTGCGGCCAGGAACTGCGCGTCTTCGGGTTCGATCCACGGTCCTGA